The window TCAGAAAAAACAAGACCAACGAAATCGTAAACAGCGACCCCCAAAAGGTGCTTCTCGTTCTGGATTTGAGAAAATTCTTGTTCCGCGCCATTCAGTCAAGCAATTCTAATGCAGGCAAAGCAAAAGCCTAAGGTGGTCAAAGCACTGCCTAAACGGCAAAGTAAAGCAAGCCAATGCTGGATTAATGCACATGTCCGGATGCTCAGTCGTATATTCTGAACAGTACCGGCAACATCATTTGTTGCCTGACCGGCTTCCCGTTCTGAATGGCAGGCGCAAATTTGGTCTCGCGGATGAGGCGTTCGGCTTCTTCCTTGGTGCCGCCGCCCAAGTCTTTCATCGCCCGGATATCGGTAGTGGTGCTGTCTGGGAGCACCACAAATGCCACCATGATATCGCCGGTAATTCGCTTTTCCTTGGCTTCTGCGGGGTATTTCATCCGTTTGGCGAGGCTTTGGTACAGCGCAGTGTTGCCACCTGGGTATTCGGCTTCCTGGGTCATTTTGACCGCATAGTTGCGGTGTAGGCTGTCTGGACGGACGGTTTGCGCCATCGCATTTGTCGTTAACACCGCAGTCAACGCAAAAAAGCCAATGAAAATCTTGAGCATGTTGAGATCAATTAAGGTAACCAACGAAAGTTACGAGTTCCAAGCAAATTTTGGTCCTAAAATGATGTCCATTCCGACGTAATCGGTCCGCACTACTTGATACAAGGATTTTTCGTCATTTTTCCCATGTATTTCGGCGCTTCTTGCGCTTGCTTCACGGGAACCATCGATTCCAAATCCAATGTTTTTTTCAAATAGGTGTAGGCTTCGCAAAGTTTGTTGAGCTTGAAGTAAGTGATCCCGGCTTTTTCATGGGCCAACACATGCTTGGGCGTCCATTTGATGGCTTCCAAGAAGTCAGGAATGGCCTTTTCAAACATATCTTGCTCAAAATAACAGAGTCCGCGGGTGAAGTAGGCCGCGGTGTAGGCTTCCGAAGTGCCTTCATCCATTTTCATCGCGTGGTTGAACTTCGCGATGGCCTGATCATACATTTTGCGGTCGTAGTAATACTCTCCGAGGCTCACATGTGACATCACGATATCAGGTTCCACCTCGATGGCCTTCTCCAAATCGGCCAAGGCCTTGTCATATTCTTTGAGCTCCAAGTAGCCATAACCGCGGTTGTTGTAGAGCAGGCCGACATCGGGATTGTTCTTGATCCCGCGCGAATAAGCGTCAATCGCCCGGTAAGGCTGACCGAGATTGTCATAGCAAAAGCCCAGATTCACCCATCCAAATTGCAAATCCGGCCGCAGCGCAAATGCCTTTTCATACGCCTGCGCTCCTTCTGACCAGTTTTTTTGAAAGGTCTGCAACTGCCCGATTTCATGCCAAGCGCGGTATTCATTCGGCAAAATCGTGGTCGCATGCTTGTAGTCACCCAATGCGCGCTGATAATCTTTCAAGGCGTAGTAGGCGCCACCACGAGACATATAGATTTCATAAATGTCTTTGCGATGCTTGTTCATGTACTCGCGGTCGTCCTTCATCAAGGCTTCGTAGAGTTTCATGCCCCGGGTATGGTAGTCGATGGCGGTGAGATAGTCTTCGTTCCTGAAGAACAGGTTCCCGATGTTGGAAAGCGACAACGGATCCTCAGGCTTGTAGTTGATTTTAGTCTTAATGAGTTCAATTCCTTCCTGATTCTTGCCCATTTTGATGAGCGTATAGGCCTTCCGCTCAAGGAGGAATTCATTTGTCGGGTCAAATGAAAGTGCTTTGTCGCAGTCTGCAATGACCTTTTCATATTCCTTGGTCAGAACGTAGGCGTAGGAGCGGTTGCTGTAGCCCATGCCGCTGTTTGGCTTGAGCGTGATGTATTTGGTAAAGGATGTGACGGCGTCTTCGGGTTTGTCCAACAGGATTTGGCACCAACCTTTGGCATTCCAGGCCTCCGAATTGTCGTCACGACTCTGAACAGCTTTGTCGGCAAATTCAAGGCCTTGGTTGTATTTTTCGAGACGGTAGTTGCACCAAGCGAGGCTGCTGTACAAAAAGGAGGCGTCCAAATTGCCCTTTGCGGTGAGGCCGGCAGTGAAATCCTTGGTCGCCTT of the Bacteroidota bacterium genome contains:
- a CDS encoding energy transducer TonB produces the protein MLKIFIGFFALTAVLTTNAMAQTVRPDSLHRNYAVKMTQEAEYPGGNTALYQSLAKRMKYPAEAKEKRITGDIMVAFVVLPDSTTTDIRAMKDLGGGTKEEAERLIRETKFAPAIQNGKPVRQQMMLPVLFRIYD
- a CDS encoding tetratricopeptide repeat protein, whose amino-acid sequence is MSFGFSQASWYDKGVEEEDNNRKVEYFTKALELERQDNWVYYFRGWAYYGLERYEKATKDFTAGLTAKGNLDASFLYSSLAWCNYRLEKYNQGLEFADKAVQSRDDNSEAWNAKGWCQILLDKPEDAVTSFTKYITLKPNSGMGYSNRSYAYVLTKEYEKVIADCDKALSFDPTNEFLLERKAYTLIKMGKNQEGIELIKTKINYKPEDPLSLSNIGNLFFRNEDYLTAIDYHTRGMKLYEALMKDDREYMNKHRKDIYEIYMSRGGAYYALKDYQRALGDYKHATTILPNEYRAWHEIGQLQTFQKNWSEGAQAYEKAFALRPDLQFGWVNLGFCYDNLGQPYRAIDAYSRGIKNNPDVGLLYNNRGYGYLELKEYDKALADLEKAIEVEPDIVMSHVSLGEYYYDRKMYDQAIAKFNHAMKMDEGTSEAYTAAYFTRGLCYFEQDMFEKAIPDFLEAIKWTPKHVLAHEKAGITYFKLNKLCEAYTYLKKTLDLESMVPVKQAQEAPKYMGKMTKNPCIK